A genome region from Microbacterium terricola includes the following:
- a CDS encoding CDP-glycerol glycerophosphotransferase family protein encodes MTHARFSTDGAALVLVGTGAVPRRVALIGPRAQVDAAAVAGDDGWTATLPLRASRWGGPELPLSSGVYAVQADGADVEDLPELPLVQFGMLRAALVADALHIGAPVDPAYDSGEAQEALERRYATGTGGPENAVFFESFYGRNASCNPLAIDRELALRAPGVTRYWSVVDLSVVVPEGAVPVVEGSPEWWRARGAARLLVVNDWLRRRFVRRPGQVVLQTWHGTPLKRLALHRPGFAPRRAGAVLKESRRWNILLAQNPYAARILGKAYAFLRRPIWVEGYPRNDVLVGGDGAPARAALGIAADERVLLYAPTWRDDRREIVDFVDPVALAAAADATVLVRGHSRTIGPGHDAQGSRVIDVTGYPDTAQLLLVADALITDYSSVMFDFSVTGKPMFFLVPDLEHYRGELRGFYFDLEQHAPGPVVRSQDDLVAAIAAHEPAVHAARYAQWREKFNARDDGRAAERVVSRILDQRLVDRD; translated from the coding sequence ATGACGCACGCGCGCTTCAGCACGGACGGCGCAGCGCTGGTCCTCGTCGGCACAGGAGCCGTGCCGCGCAGGGTGGCGCTCATCGGCCCGCGCGCGCAGGTCGATGCGGCCGCCGTCGCCGGCGACGACGGCTGGACCGCCACCCTTCCGCTCCGGGCGTCGCGATGGGGCGGACCCGAGCTGCCCCTCTCCTCCGGCGTCTACGCCGTGCAGGCGGACGGCGCAGACGTCGAAGACCTCCCCGAGCTCCCGCTCGTGCAGTTCGGGATGCTGCGCGCCGCCCTCGTCGCGGACGCCCTCCACATCGGGGCACCCGTCGACCCTGCGTACGACTCGGGTGAGGCGCAGGAGGCACTCGAGCGCCGCTATGCCACGGGCACGGGCGGACCCGAGAACGCCGTGTTCTTCGAGAGCTTCTACGGCCGCAACGCGAGCTGCAATCCGCTCGCGATCGACCGCGAACTTGCCCTGCGGGCGCCCGGAGTCACCCGCTACTGGAGTGTCGTCGACCTCTCGGTGGTCGTGCCGGAGGGCGCCGTCCCGGTCGTCGAAGGCAGCCCGGAGTGGTGGCGTGCCCGTGGCGCGGCCCGTCTCCTCGTGGTGAACGACTGGCTGCGCCGTCGGTTCGTGCGTCGCCCCGGGCAGGTCGTCCTGCAGACGTGGCACGGCACCCCGCTGAAGCGTCTCGCCCTGCACCGGCCGGGCTTCGCCCCCCGGCGCGCCGGGGCCGTGCTGAAGGAGTCGCGCCGCTGGAACATCCTCCTCGCGCAGAACCCGTACGCCGCCCGCATCCTCGGCAAGGCCTACGCGTTCCTGCGCCGGCCGATCTGGGTCGAGGGCTACCCGCGCAACGACGTGCTCGTCGGCGGCGACGGCGCACCGGCCAGGGCGGCGCTGGGGATCGCCGCGGACGAGCGGGTGCTGCTCTACGCGCCCACGTGGCGCGACGACCGCCGCGAGATCGTCGACTTCGTCGACCCCGTCGCGCTCGCGGCCGCCGCCGACGCGACCGTGCTGGTGCGCGGGCACTCCCGCACCATCGGGCCGGGCCACGACGCGCAGGGGTCGCGGGTCATCGACGTCACCGGCTACCCCGACACCGCTCAGCTGCTGCTCGTCGCTGACGCGCTCATCACGGACTACTCCTCGGTGATGTTCGACTTCAGCGTCACCGGCAAGCCGATGTTCTTCCTGGTGCCGGACCTCGAGCACTACCGGGGCGAGCTGCGCGGGTTCTACTTCGACCTGGAGCAGCACGCGCCGGGCCCCGTCGTGCGCTCGCAGGACGACCTGGTGGCGGCGATCGCCGCGCACGAACCCGCCGTCCACGCCGCGCGGTACGCGCAGTGGCGCGAGAAGTTCAACGCGCGAGACGACGGCCGTGCCGCGGAGCGGGTGGTCAGCCGCATCCTCGATCAGCGACTCGTCGATCGCGACTGA
- a CDS encoding CDP-glycerol glycerophosphotransferase family protein, with translation MASFSFGAGNARKLASIPLYALGRLATLLIPRSRDTWVFGCGAGIGDGALALWRQAAPAGHEMVWLTGSARDARDAAALGIATIPKSSLRGFWRTARAEVVVVTHGFGDVNRYAVSGAFVAQLWHGIPLKRIGLDSPETVRSRILPRSLALRRLLAALYRGAAQRIRVLPAASHPVRARLESAFGLTDDRVPVTGEPRVDVLSQGTELERRLHARSAIDIASGPIDPAARLVLYAPTWRDGDPDPAVPTAAQWERIEGVLRRRGAVLLVRSHPLGAGEYSPPFPTERVRSLGSDRVSDVTPLLPGLDVLLTDYSSLAFDAALVPLPVVYLAPDVEAYGARRGFYGAYADVAGDDWARDWDQAADRLDSVLGDPAAWEAGVDRSRQLSERVHAFDDGRNTERVYRAILRGIDRSTKGVR, from the coding sequence GTGGCGTCCTTCTCGTTCGGCGCGGGCAACGCGAGGAAGCTCGCCAGCATCCCGCTCTACGCCCTCGGCCGCCTCGCCACCCTGCTGATCCCTCGCTCGCGAGACACGTGGGTGTTCGGCTGCGGTGCCGGCATCGGCGACGGCGCGCTGGCGCTGTGGCGTCAGGCGGCACCGGCCGGGCACGAGATGGTCTGGCTGACGGGCTCCGCCCGGGACGCGCGGGATGCTGCCGCCCTCGGCATCGCCACGATCCCCAAGTCCTCGCTCCGCGGCTTCTGGCGCACCGCCCGGGCAGAGGTCGTCGTCGTGACCCACGGCTTCGGCGACGTGAACCGCTACGCCGTGTCGGGTGCATTCGTCGCCCAGCTGTGGCACGGCATCCCGCTCAAGCGCATCGGGCTCGACTCTCCCGAGACGGTGCGCAGCCGCATCCTGCCGCGCTCGCTCGCCCTCCGGCGCCTGCTGGCCGCCCTGTACCGAGGAGCCGCACAGCGCATCAGGGTGCTGCCCGCCGCGTCGCACCCGGTGCGCGCGCGTCTCGAATCCGCCTTCGGACTCACCGACGACCGGGTGCCGGTGACGGGCGAACCCCGCGTCGACGTGCTCTCGCAGGGCACGGAGCTGGAGCGGCGGCTGCACGCCCGCTCCGCGATCGACATCGCGAGCGGGCCCATCGACCCTGCGGCGCGGCTGGTGCTGTACGCGCCCACGTGGCGAGACGGCGACCCGGACCCCGCCGTTCCCACCGCGGCCCAGTGGGAGCGCATCGAGGGCGTGCTGCGCCGACGGGGCGCGGTCCTGCTGGTGCGATCGCATCCGCTCGGCGCGGGGGAGTACTCGCCGCCGTTCCCGACAGAGCGGGTGCGCTCGCTCGGCAGCGATCGGGTCAGCGACGTCACGCCGCTGCTCCCCGGCCTGGACGTGCTCCTCACGGACTACTCGTCGCTCGCCTTCGATGCGGCGCTCGTGCCGTTGCCGGTCGTGTACCTCGCCCCCGACGTCGAGGCCTACGGAGCACGGCGGGGCTTCTACGGCGCCTACGCGGATGTCGCCGGCGACGACTGGGCGCGGGACTGGGATCAGGCCGCCGACCGGCTCGACAGCGTGCTCGGCGACCCGGCCGCCTGGGAGGCCGGCGTGGATCGCTCCCGACAGCTCAGCGAGCGGGTGCACGCCTTCGATGACGGGCGCAACACCGAGCGGGTGTACCGTGCGATCCTGCGTGGAATCGACCGGTCGACGAAGGGAGTGCGATGA
- a CDS encoding S1C family serine protease: protein MSDNQDERPADPTPAPPAHTPPAAAEAAPAAAQPVPPRPPLPAQPAQPAQPAQPYGAQPTAPYGAQPTSPYGAQPTAPYGAARPQGYAGQPPYPAAHQTQPTLPLGAFGQPAAGAGATATSSAPTAAASTTKKSGAGRVVGLLVAAALVGGAAGIGGAYAGVSMFAQPAASTATSPTTVTVNDTDSVNQTTAIAAKVVPSVVTISASSGSSGGTGSGVVLSEDGYVLTNTHVVTLDGATGDAKISVTTSDGKVYDATVVGTDPTYDLAVIKLEDASGLTPIEFGDSSDLNVGDTTVAVGAPLGLANTVTTGIVSALNRSIEIASSAAPDSGDADEDGGQGQEGDSPFFFDFGQGQTQQSAAETIKIAVIQTDAAINPGNSGGALVDNAGKLIGINVAIASASDSSGQSGSIGVGFSIPSDIAKRVSDEIIENGEATHGLLGANVLSAASVEGSDITGAYIQEAVAGGAAAEAGLTEGDIITGFNGVPITDSVDLTAQVRAAAAGSEATVTYVRDGETHTTDVTLGTLEQ from the coding sequence ATGAGCGACAACCAGGACGAGCGTCCCGCAGACCCCACCCCCGCGCCCCCGGCGCACACCCCGCCGGCTGCGGCCGAGGCGGCCCCCGCCGCCGCGCAGCCCGTTCCTCCGCGTCCGCCGCTGCCCGCCCAGCCGGCACAGCCCGCCCAGCCCGCCCAGCCGTACGGTGCGCAGCCGACCGCCCCCTACGGCGCGCAGCCGACGTCGCCCTACGGTGCGCAGCCCACCGCCCCGTACGGCGCGGCCCGCCCGCAGGGCTACGCCGGCCAGCCGCCGTACCCGGCCGCCCACCAGACGCAGCCCACCCTTCCGCTCGGCGCCTTCGGGCAGCCCGCGGCCGGCGCGGGCGCCACGGCGACGAGCTCGGCTCCGACCGCTGCGGCGAGCACGACCAAGAAGTCGGGCGCGGGCAGGGTCGTCGGCCTCCTCGTCGCCGCGGCCCTCGTCGGCGGCGCCGCGGGCATCGGCGGCGCCTACGCCGGCGTCAGCATGTTCGCGCAGCCCGCCGCCTCGACCGCGACGAGCCCCACGACCGTCACCGTCAACGACACCGACTCGGTCAACCAGACCACGGCGATCGCCGCCAAGGTGGTCCCGAGCGTCGTGACCATCTCGGCCTCGTCCGGCAGCAGCGGGGGCACCGGCTCCGGCGTCGTGCTCTCCGAGGACGGCTACGTCCTCACCAACACCCACGTCGTCACCCTCGACGGCGCCACCGGCGACGCGAAGATCTCGGTCACCACGTCCGACGGCAAGGTGTACGACGCGACCGTCGTCGGCACCGACCCGACCTACGACCTCGCGGTCATCAAGCTCGAGGACGCCAGCGGTCTCACGCCGATCGAGTTCGGCGACTCGTCCGACCTCAACGTCGGCGACACCACTGTGGCCGTCGGCGCTCCGCTCGGGCTCGCGAACACCGTCACCACCGGCATCGTCAGCGCGCTGAACCGCTCGATCGAGATCGCCTCGTCCGCCGCCCCCGACTCGGGCGACGCCGACGAGGACGGCGGTCAGGGCCAGGAGGGCGACTCGCCGTTCTTCTTCGATTTCGGCCAGGGGCAGACTCAGCAGTCCGCCGCCGAGACGATCAAGATCGCGGTCATCCAGACCGACGCCGCCATCAACCCGGGCAACTCCGGCGGCGCGCTGGTCGACAACGCGGGCAAGCTGATCGGCATCAACGTCGCGATCGCGTCGGCGAGCGATTCGTCCGGCCAGAGCGGCTCGATCGGCGTCGGCTTCTCGATCCCGTCCGACATCGCCAAGCGTGTGAGCGACGAGATCATCGAGAACGGCGAGGCGACCCACGGTCTGCTCGGCGCGAACGTCCTCTCGGCAGCATCCGTCGAGGGTTCCGACATCACGGGCGCGTACATCCAGGAGGCTGTCGCGGGCGGGGCAGCCGCCGAGGCCGGCCTCACCGAGGGCGACATCATCACCGGGTTCAACGGCGTGCCGATCACCGACTCGGTCGACCTGACCGCGCAGGTGCGCGCTGCCGCTGCCGGCAGCGAGGCGACCGTCACGTACGTCCGCGACGGCGAGACGCACACCACCGACGTGACGCTCGGCACGCTCGAGCAGTAG
- a CDS encoding aminotransferase class I/II-fold pyridoxal phosphate-dependent enzyme has protein sequence MHEIPGAWRRTAAGAGLLGVDGDTRPTIFAEMSALAAQTGALNLGQGFPDEDGPAEVLEAARQAISAGVNQYPPGRGLPVLLDAIAVHQRRFYGIELDPAREVLVTAGATEALAAALLALTDGPDDEVVVFEPFYDAYAAVIALSGARLVPVPLRWPDFQPDLDDLRAAVTDRTRVILVNDPHNPTGAVFTEETRAEIVRLAEQHGAVIVTDEVYEHLVFDAPHVPIATLPGAAERTLTISSGGKTFSTTGWKIGWITGPSALVEAVLVVKQFLTYVNGAPFQPAIAVGLGLPDSFFHRIATTLRDKRDLLIAGLTGAGMPVSVAGGSYFTVADAAPLGAEDAAAFCRELPHRAGVVGIPLTAFTTAGRRSEYAGLVRFAACKRTEVLEEAARRLAGYSA, from the coding sequence GTGCACGAGATTCCCGGCGCGTGGCGCCGCACCGCGGCAGGAGCCGGCCTGCTCGGCGTCGACGGCGACACCCGCCCCACCATCTTCGCGGAGATGTCCGCCCTCGCGGCGCAGACCGGCGCACTGAATCTCGGCCAGGGGTTCCCGGATGAGGACGGCCCCGCCGAGGTGCTCGAGGCGGCGCGACAGGCGATCTCCGCCGGGGTGAACCAGTACCCGCCCGGCCGGGGCCTCCCCGTCCTGCTCGACGCGATCGCCGTCCATCAGCGCCGCTTCTACGGGATCGAGCTCGATCCCGCGCGGGAGGTGCTCGTCACCGCCGGGGCGACCGAGGCATTGGCCGCCGCGCTCCTCGCCCTGACCGACGGACCCGACGACGAGGTCGTCGTCTTCGAACCGTTCTACGACGCCTATGCCGCCGTGATCGCGCTCTCCGGCGCCCGGCTCGTGCCGGTGCCGCTGCGGTGGCCGGATTTCCAGCCGGATCTCGACGACCTCCGCGCTGCGGTCACCGATCGCACGAGGGTCATCCTCGTCAACGACCCGCACAACCCGACCGGCGCGGTGTTCACGGAAGAGACCCGCGCGGAGATCGTGCGACTCGCCGAACAGCACGGCGCCGTGATCGTGACGGACGAGGTCTACGAGCATCTGGTCTTCGACGCGCCGCACGTGCCGATCGCCACGCTCCCCGGCGCTGCGGAGCGCACCCTCACGATCTCGTCCGGGGGCAAGACGTTCTCGACCACCGGTTGGAAGATCGGGTGGATCACCGGACCCTCGGCGCTCGTGGAGGCCGTCCTGGTGGTCAAGCAGTTCCTCACCTACGTCAACGGTGCGCCGTTCCAGCCGGCGATCGCCGTGGGACTCGGCCTCCCAGACTCCTTCTTCCACAGGATCGCCACCACCCTTCGCGACAAGCGCGATCTGCTCATCGCCGGGCTCACCGGGGCGGGCATGCCCGTGTCGGTCGCCGGAGGGTCGTACTTCACGGTGGCGGATGCGGCACCGCTCGGCGCCGAGGATGCCGCGGCCTTCTGCCGCGAGCTGCCCCATCGCGCCGGGGTCGTCGGCATCCCGCTCACGGCCTTCACCACGGCCGGCCGTCGCAGCGAGTACGCCGGCCTGGTGCGCTTCGCCGCGTGCAAGCGCACCGAGGTGCTCGAGGAGGCCGCCAGGCGCCTCGCGGGCTATTCGGCCTGA
- a CDS encoding carbon-nitrogen hydrolase family protein, which translates to MSTALAVAQFAPAADTAANLAVIGDLVATASDRGAKVVVLPEYASYFIDPFDASLAEHAQPLDGAFTAALTGLAAAHGVVIVAGLLEGGEGRRVRNTVVAVSADGIVASYRKLHLYDAFGQRESDWVEPGEIGPPETFTVDGIRFAVMTCYDLRFPEVARVLADAGADVILVPAEWVRGPLKEGQWRTLLHARAIENTVYVAAADHPPPLGVGASMIVDPQGVEIAGVGTATDVAVAHVDRATVERVRRVNPSLLLRRFRVVPREDLQAE; encoded by the coding sequence ATGAGCACCGCACTGGCCGTCGCCCAGTTCGCACCAGCCGCCGACACGGCGGCGAACCTCGCCGTCATCGGCGACCTGGTGGCCACCGCATCCGATCGTGGCGCGAAGGTCGTGGTCCTGCCCGAATACGCGAGCTACTTCATCGACCCCTTCGACGCCAGCCTGGCGGAGCACGCCCAGCCGCTGGACGGCGCGTTCACCGCGGCGCTCACCGGCCTCGCGGCCGCGCACGGCGTCGTGATCGTCGCGGGCCTCCTGGAGGGAGGCGAGGGTCGCCGCGTGCGCAACACGGTCGTCGCGGTGAGCGCGGACGGCATCGTCGCCTCGTACCGCAAGCTGCACCTGTACGACGCCTTCGGCCAGCGGGAGTCGGACTGGGTGGAGCCGGGCGAGATCGGTCCGCCGGAGACGTTCACGGTGGACGGCATCAGGTTCGCGGTGATGACCTGCTACGACCTGCGCTTCCCCGAGGTGGCCCGCGTCCTCGCGGACGCCGGCGCCGATGTCATCCTCGTCCCGGCCGAGTGGGTGCGCGGACCCCTGAAGGAGGGGCAGTGGCGCACGCTGCTGCATGCGCGCGCCATCGAGAACACGGTCTACGTGGCCGCCGCCGACCATCCGCCGCCGCTGGGGGTGGGCGCTTCGATGATCGTCGACCCGCAGGGCGTCGAGATCGCCGGAGTCGGCACCGCCACCGATGTGGCGGTCGCGCACGTCGACCGCGCCACCGTCGAGCGCGTCCGGCGGGTGAACCCGTCTCTGCTGCTGCGCCGGTTCCGCGTCGTGCCGCGCGAGGACCTTCAGGCCGAATAG
- a CDS encoding DUF6328 family protein — MAPAPDTHPLDDFADGRDETPAERADRNWNEVLQELRVLQTGTQILTGFLLALAFQPAFADLNGGQRTLYLTLVTIAALSTIVALAPVALHRALFRQRLKPRVVSYGHAALVTALATVAALVVGVVAFVFDVVLDAGAAWIVVIALALVLVTLWLIVPLVIRSQREEGGR; from the coding sequence ATGGCCCCCGCTCCCGACACGCACCCGCTGGACGACTTCGCGGATGGCCGGGACGAGACCCCCGCGGAGCGCGCAGACCGCAACTGGAACGAGGTGCTGCAAGAGCTGCGGGTCCTGCAGACCGGCACGCAGATCCTCACCGGCTTCCTCCTCGCCCTGGCATTCCAGCCGGCGTTCGCAGACCTGAACGGGGGCCAGCGCACGTTGTACCTGACCCTCGTGACTATCGCCGCCCTCAGCACGATCGTCGCCCTGGCGCCGGTGGCCCTGCACCGGGCGCTGTTCCGGCAGCGCCTGAAGCCCCGCGTCGTCTCCTATGGGCACGCGGCACTCGTGACCGCGCTCGCGACCGTCGCCGCGCTGGTGGTGGGCGTCGTCGCCTTCGTGTTCGACGTGGTGCTCGATGCGGGCGCCGCGTGGATCGTGGTCATCGCACTCGCCCTCGTGCTGGTGACGCTCTGGCTGATCGTGCCGCTCGTGATCCGCTCCCAGCGGGAGGAGGGAGGCCGATGA
- a CDS encoding MarR family winged helix-turn-helix transcriptional regulator: MAERWSPQTPHEVAVMDVLRAVRAFSDAMERMHSGMKGDMDMNATDVAALRMLIMRENRGESVSPHEVARHLRISTASTTKLLDRLTQSGHLERRPHPIDRRARIVVLTDTSREAFYRHFGERLKGMRAMTMPYSEDELRVISRFLGEMSEVMDED; the protein is encoded by the coding sequence GTGGCGGAACGCTGGTCACCGCAGACGCCGCACGAGGTCGCGGTGATGGATGTGCTGCGGGCCGTGCGCGCCTTCAGCGACGCCATGGAGCGCATGCACAGCGGCATGAAGGGCGACATGGACATGAATGCGACGGATGTCGCGGCGCTGCGGATGCTGATCATGCGCGAGAACAGGGGCGAGTCCGTCAGTCCCCACGAGGTGGCCCGCCACCTGCGGATCTCGACGGCGTCGACGACGAAGCTGCTCGACCGGCTGACCCAATCCGGGCATCTCGAGCGCCGCCCGCATCCCATCGACCGGCGGGCGCGGATCGTCGTGCTGACCGACACGTCCAGGGAGGCGTTCTATCGCCATTTCGGCGAGCGCCTGAAGGGGATGCGCGCGATGACGATGCCCTACAGCGAGGACGAGCTGCGGGTGATCTCACGCTTCCTCGGCGAGATGAGCGAGGTCATGGACGAGGACTGA
- the idi gene encoding isopentenyl-diphosphate Delta-isomerase, producing MTTPLLDTDQVVLLDDEGREIGSAPKASIHGTETALHLAFSCHVLDDQGRVLVTRRALGKTTWPGVWSNSFCGHPRPAEPLIQAVRRRAEYELGLELDDIELALPLFRYRATDASGIVEHEICPVYIARTRAQPVLNPLEVAESRWVAPEDLAASLQATPWAFSPWLVLQANQLRLFGAADTGVDNGVDTGADTGTDGGTTAP from the coding sequence ATGACCACCCCCCTGCTCGACACCGACCAGGTCGTTCTGCTCGACGACGAGGGCCGTGAGATCGGCTCAGCGCCGAAGGCGAGCATCCACGGCACCGAGACGGCCCTGCATCTCGCGTTCTCCTGCCACGTCCTCGACGATCAGGGCCGTGTGCTCGTGACCCGCCGCGCGCTCGGCAAGACGACATGGCCGGGCGTGTGGAGCAACTCGTTCTGCGGGCACCCGCGTCCGGCCGAGCCCCTGATCCAGGCGGTGCGCCGACGGGCCGAATACGAGCTCGGGCTCGAGCTCGACGACATCGAGCTCGCCCTCCCCCTCTTCCGGTACCGGGCCACCGACGCCAGCGGGATCGTGGAGCACGAGATCTGCCCCGTGTACATCGCGCGCACGCGCGCGCAGCCCGTGCTCAACCCGCTCGAGGTGGCCGAGTCCCGCTGGGTCGCCCCGGAGGACCTGGCCGCATCACTTCAGGCGACGCCGTGGGCGTTCAGTCCGTGGCTGGTGCTGCAGGCCAACCAGCTCCGACTCTTCGGCGCAGCGGACACCGGGGTGGACAACGGGGTGGACACCGGTGCCGACACCGGAACGGACGGCGGGACGACCGCGCCATGA
- a CDS encoding polyprenyl synthetase family protein, with translation MTQTLTRTSDTAAIDEAIDHALRRLGDRAVHVGGSLPALVAAAGRAADGGKRLRPAIVLGAFRAFDGPADQLDSCIAVAAAFELLHTAFVVHDDVIDHDVVRRGQPNVAGTFRQRAVVHGADSAGAALLGDAAAILAGDLLIHEALRTVALIDVRPAVRAALHDLIDDAVLFSAAGELGDVENAVGADVPDTDRTLTVAHDKTAVYSFTAPLCAGALLAGADASALAVLGGIGADLGLAFQLVDDLLGAFGAAEHTGREPGGDLREAKRTPLVALARDSAEWPRVTAAIGLASTGPVAVREAQRTLESSGARSGVVSLVRAALDRIQSTVDDAVGDAALPPAAGDLIRRLAAGIEERMP, from the coding sequence ATGACGCAGACCCTCACCCGCACCTCCGACACAGCAGCGATCGACGAGGCCATCGACCACGCGCTGCGCAGGCTCGGTGATCGGGCCGTGCACGTGGGCGGCTCGCTGCCCGCGCTCGTCGCCGCCGCCGGCCGCGCTGCGGACGGAGGCAAGCGGCTGCGACCTGCGATCGTGCTCGGCGCCTTCCGCGCCTTCGACGGCCCCGCCGACCAGCTCGACTCCTGCATCGCGGTGGCGGCGGCGTTCGAGCTGCTGCACACCGCCTTCGTCGTGCACGACGACGTGATCGACCACGACGTGGTGCGTCGCGGGCAGCCGAACGTCGCGGGGACGTTCCGGCAGCGCGCGGTCGTGCACGGTGCGGACAGCGCCGGCGCCGCGCTCCTCGGCGACGCCGCGGCGATCCTGGCCGGCGACCTCCTCATCCACGAGGCACTGCGCACCGTCGCGCTCATCGACGTCCGGCCCGCCGTGCGGGCGGCGCTCCACGATCTGATCGACGATGCCGTGCTGTTCTCCGCCGCCGGCGAGCTCGGCGATGTCGAGAACGCCGTCGGCGCGGACGTCCCCGACACCGACCGCACCCTCACGGTCGCGCACGACAAGACGGCCGTGTACTCGTTCACCGCTCCCCTGTGCGCCGGCGCCCTGCTCGCCGGCGCGGACGCCTCCGCCCTGGCTGTGCTGGGCGGCATCGGCGCCGACCTCGGCCTCGCGTTCCAGCTCGTCGACGACCTGCTCGGGGCATTCGGCGCGGCCGAGCACACCGGACGCGAGCCGGGCGGCGACCTCCGTGAGGCCAAGCGCACACCGCTCGTCGCTCTGGCCCGCGACTCCGCGGAGTGGCCGCGCGTGACCGCGGCCATCGGCCTCGCGAGCACCGGACCCGTCGCGGTTCGCGAAGCGCAGCGCACCCTCGAGAGCAGCGGCGCCCGCTCCGGGGTCGTCAGCCTCGTGCGCGCGGCGCTCGACCGCATCCAGAGCACTGTGGACGATGCTGTGGGGGATGCCGCCCTGCCCCCTGCCGCAGGCGACCTGATCCGCCGACTCGCCGCCGGCATCGAGGAGCGCATGCCGTGA
- a CDS encoding phytoene/squalene synthase family protein, which produces MTDQQTGSAHGLALYDRTARDAAAVVIEAYSTSFALACRLLGPRVRPHVRAIYALVRVADEIVDGPALAAGLSPDAERIVLDELEAETLAAVRRGFSANLIVHAFALTARECGIGRELVAPFFAAMRTDLTVTAHDATSHDAYVYGSAEVVGLMCLQAFTNAGAQHPVEPAPHLVDGARRLGRAFQDVNFLRDLDHDSTELGRDYLRVGEGAASREAVLDRIDADLAAAAATVADLPDDCRRAVTAAHDLFAELSGRLRRQNAPSGRVRVPDAVKVRLAVRAWLGFAPRSARA; this is translated from the coding sequence GTGACCGATCAGCAGACCGGCTCCGCGCACGGACTGGCCCTCTACGACCGCACCGCGCGCGACGCCGCCGCCGTCGTCATCGAGGCGTACTCGACGTCGTTCGCGCTCGCCTGCCGCCTGCTCGGGCCGCGCGTGCGCCCGCACGTGCGGGCGATCTATGCGCTCGTGCGGGTCGCCGACGAGATCGTCGACGGGCCCGCGCTCGCGGCCGGCCTCAGCCCCGACGCCGAGCGCATCGTGCTCGACGAGCTCGAGGCGGAGACCCTCGCAGCGGTCCGCCGCGGCTTCAGCGCGAACCTCATCGTCCATGCCTTCGCCCTCACCGCACGCGAGTGCGGCATCGGCCGCGAGCTGGTCGCGCCGTTCTTCGCGGCCATGCGCACCGATCTCACCGTCACCGCGCACGACGCGACCTCGCACGACGCGTACGTGTACGGCTCGGCCGAGGTCGTCGGCCTCATGTGCCTGCAGGCGTTCACCAACGCGGGGGCGCAGCATCCGGTCGAGCCGGCGCCGCACCTCGTCGACGGCGCGCGGCGTCTCGGGCGGGCGTTCCAGGACGTCAACTTCCTCCGCGACCTCGACCACGACAGCACCGAGCTCGGCCGCGACTACCTGCGGGTGGGCGAGGGCGCCGCGTCGCGCGAGGCCGTCCTCGACCGCATCGACGCCGACCTCGCCGCCGCCGCCGCGACCGTCGCGGATCTGCCGGACGACTGCCGCCGCGCCGTGACGGCCGCGCACGACCTGTTCGCCGAGCTGTCCGGTCGGCTGCGCCGCCAGAACGCGCCGTCGGGGCGTGTGCGGGTCCCCGACGCGGTGAAGGTCCGGCTCGCGGTGCGCGCCTGGCTGGGGTTCGCGCCGCGGAGCGCCAGGGCATGA